Genomic DNA from Xiphophorus couchianus chromosome 12, X_couchianus-1.0, whole genome shotgun sequence:
tgtgagagaaagtgtgtgtgcgcgtgtggtGGAAAGATGCCGGTGAAGAGGCACCAAACAGTTGAACGTTAGCCAGGACCTCCCCGTCTGGTGACTGTGCAGTTTAAAATGGGCACATGGTGATTTAAGCTCATGCTTCAGTTGTGGTAAACCATCCAAGCACTTCAATTTATATCTATAAATACACAGCAgcgttttttttgtgtttttttttattaagcgGAGGGATTTCAGTCGGCCTCCTCTCTTTCTGTGAGTGTGTGACGAGGTTTTGTCTCTGGAAAACAGCGGACTACGTTTTCTGCTAGAGGAAACACGGGTTATGTGGGACTGATTATCAACTTTCatatagagttttttttttttttaataatatatttatatagttCTCTTTTGTCTCACACACCCGACACGCTTGCTTGCTTTCACATTCTCTCGTCTCACTACTTTTATTCAATGtacacaaagtaaaacatggGGTGGAGTTGGGGAGCGACAGAACTGAAATGACaatcactgagaaaaaaaacaaaaacaaaaaaaaaagccatgaaGAACTGCAGTCTTTGTCATCCATTGGCAGTTGGACTGACGGAGCAGTCGGCTAGTCACAATGGTGGATTGAAGGGGGAAAGGGAGCGGCCATGTCATCAAAGGGGCGGCGCGGGGGGCTCTTTCTTGGCGGGTGCCGTTTTAGTCGCCGGTTTCGTCTTCTTCGGGGCGGGGCTCGTCTCCTTGAGGTTGAGGTTCTCCAGGGCCACGTCCAACGTCATCACCTCCACGCAGCCCATGGCCTCGAAGTCGGCGAAGTTTCGCAACGAGCCGTGACAATCATCCTCGTCTTCGGAGGAAGAGGCCGAGGCGTCGTCGTCGGGCAGCAGCGTGGAGAGCAGCAGCTCGGTGACGAACAGgctcctgtcagcccactgggCCTCACACGCTTGCCGCTCCACCTCAGACAGCCGCGGTTCGCTCAGCCTGGGGGACGGAACAGGAAACAGTTATGTCTTCACACAAGGATCAACTTAGAGGTCTGTTCCAcgtattaaccctttagcactTTTACAGATACCTGTGTTGAAATACAGTTTAGAGATCATAAGTCATTCTGACTATGTGTGTCTGTCTTCTTGGAGGAAAGGTATAAAATTCAAGGTGACTTAAAGTCACcatgtttttctatgttttcGATTCTTCAAAATCCTCTAAATGTATCTCACCTCAGTGCGAATGCGATTGGGcctgtagtgttttttttattttattttatttttttacatagtgTACCTGCTGTTTCAATGCTTAACTAACTGCATCATAGAGATGGTTTGAACCTGCAGTTCATATTGAGGTATTTAAGATCAAACATGGACATTTGGTGTTCTGTTGTTAAACCAAGCATCACAGAACTAATTATGGCAAATCAAAGTATTTGGATCCTGTGGTTTATGAAATTATAAGTAAAAATCCACAACTGGCACCATCAGAAGTAATGAGCGTCAGATGGAGGGTAGATGTTCCTACCTGCTGAGTAGAAACTGGGAGCTGTGTGCCGTGTGTTGTGTGTTGGGCTCAGTTGCCCCCGGGTGGTGGCTGGGGTTGTTGGCGTGGTTGGCGCTGGGGTTGGGGTTTGCAGCGGTTGAATTCGTGTTGAGGATTGCGTTGGCTCGGCCGCCCCCTCGGCTGGCGTTTCGGGCCGTCTCCAGCTGCTGACGCGCCACCTGCGCCTGCTGGCGCTCCAGCTGGAGCTGCatctgaagctgctggagctgcgAGGCGGAGGGACCCGAACTGAGTTGGCCCCCCGCCGAACGCCGTACCCCCGACAACTGGGACAGGAGCTCTACGAGAAGCAAACGCACAGAGTTCAGAGTCAGGAACTGTGATGAGAAGACCTTGCTGAGCACAAGATCATTACCAGACTGCAAGCTCTCacgaagaaaaacaaaaagcaacatagCTGCAACGTGAAATCATTCATTTCTTTACTGGTGTGAGCGACACATTCAGACAAATTTCCAGCGATTTAATCTTCTAAAACCAGCCGTGGGATCAAAGCTCAGCAGGTACAGTGGGTCATTAGAAAGGACACTGGCGCTCTGTTTGGAACTGAACACTGGCCCTCATTAAGACGCAGCTGGGGGTGGCTGAGCGAATGCCAAGATCTGAACCAAATTAAAATCGGGAACAGGATAAACAAGGAATTACCACAGCAACAATTCCCTCccacacaaaacaaactttttaaaagacacTGAAAAATGCCTTAGAtattagcttttaaaaaaaaattatgaaaactaAGCGAAGAAGTTGGAATAAAGACGTTTTTACTGCTCTCAGATTTATTCCCTTTAGTTGCATAGATGCTGACAGGACCAATTAATTTGTTAATGGGTTTTAATATCAGGGAGTCACgatcagaattttgactttactgCAAATCTCCATCTTGTATAAAGGAGCAGATTGTGAAACAACAGGatgtctggatttttttcctaCAATTAAGCAATTATCAGGCTTTCAATATCTGCTTATTACTTGTGCATTCATCGACGCGCGAGGAAAGCAACTGTGCCTTTTTATTCATCAACGTGGTGGAAGGAGGGGCTGCCTGAAGTGTTCACTGTAACTTACAATGTGTTTTTCATATGCCTCACTGATTTCAAAATTTGGGCCGATATTGAAATCTcatatttacttctttttttttttatattagatgTTAACGTCGGTTCGTTTTTATTCATCGGATCAATGCCGGTATGTTAGTGACTATCAGCCAGTACCACACGTCTCTAGTTTTTGCACACATGTGGAAACATTTGGCtaactcttctttgcagaattgttttaattcagcagcATTGAAAGGTTTCTGAGCATGAACCACACGCATCTCAAATCAATTTGAGATGCGTGatggctttgactaggccacacTACAAGTTGTATACATTTCTACAACATGAGGTTCTTAAAGACAacttaaaaaatcttaaaaaatgaaGTTGATATTTGACAGGGACATTTctgagcaaaataaatatttaaaaaaaattaagaatttaacTGTCcaactttaaaatgtcttgtttttgttggtaGCAGCTTCTGCAGTAACGTCGGTCCAGCAGAGCCTGCAGCGGTCTACTCGCCTGCTATGGGATCCATGGCCTCTCTGCTGTAGTTGGAGCTCTGTGAGGAGCTCTGACTGGTGGAGAGCCCCCCTGTGGTGCTGCTGGTGAAATGCATGTTAGACCTGCGGGCTCGCGGGCCCCCCAACCCGCGCCCGGGGTGAAACATCCTCCTCACATGCCGCACCCCGCTTGACTCATCGTGACGCTCGCTGTTAAGGAAAAAAACTGGACGCTAAATCTACTATATGCATATAAAAAAAGCTATATCTTGTCAAATGTTCTTATGAGAAAACATTCTTGTTCACAGTTTAAGAGGATAGTCACATTGGAAAGCCTGGTTCTTGTGTATTTGATTACTGCAGCATTAAAACAACGAGAACGTGCTCCCTACAGTCTGACGGAGCTTCTGCACCAGCTGtgatttgaaaacatatttgcatgCTGCTCTAATCTTCCCAGTCACAGAGAAACAGGCCACACAACTCAAACCAAACCGAGACATTTTGTAAAGCTTTTTGAAACTCCTGCTCTGAGTTTCATTTCAGAGTATTTCTgcctcttttgttttctctgaagcATTTGTTCCAAGTGTCCTATAAATAGACCACAAGGCTGATGCGGTCAGACCTGAGGCTATTCTAGAACCAAGGTATTTCAGTTCCTTCCTGACAAGCAAGCCAACTGATTTCATTACAAGCTGCacaacaacataaaatttaacaacatttaataatgaatgcattaaaaatggTTCAGGGTTCttagaattgtgcaggtgaaaCCACTTTCTGAACTTTGAATGACCAAATAATACCAATACAAGTAATATTAGGAAACACTGATATAAAccacaatattttattgtacCTGAGGCttagagagaaataaagcaTCTCCGATTTACAGACTAAATGGGTGTAATCTAGTTGActctcaaaaaaagaaatttttcttGAGTTGTTCTGAATATACGTCTGACTGTCAGAGTGATAAAAGGATATCAAGTCTCTAGGGGCTCTGTGTTCAAGTGTGAGATGAGCAGCAAAGTCATCTGTCACGTGATTTGGGTCGCCACCTGGCAGTGCTGCACATATGGGGCATATCTGGAAaacagcaagagaaaaaaaaaacatggtgatATTAGCTGAACCACACATAACGACCAACTGGGTCTTCTTCAGAAATATTCTAGCAATAGATCCCAACATTACTTCCTGACAAGATCTCCTTCACTACGAATTGTTGATGTGATAGTTATCGCCATAGtaataaaagctgtttaaaaatgaactacAATCAGAGCCTCACACAATTACTGATCTATAAGCAAGCCTCACTCATTAATAATAAACTACTTCAGTACAATAATTAAGATAGTTCAGCTattgtaaataaacatttattgatgctcttatGCAGCCAACCATGCATAAATATGTGAAACAATTCCAATACTGTTAGTTTTTAAGGTCTGTAAACAAGTAAGAGTTTCTTGGTATTGTGttaaaccagatttttttaaatcacattattattacaaaataatataatgatcctaataaaaatttaaataactgttCCTGCATAGTCCACACTACATACAGtcaaaaccagaagtttacattaattattttttttcacaaattatttcattttggcTGTTAGTGAGTAGAAATAATATCAGTGATGCTAACTGTCTGAATGTAAATCAGACCAAGCCTCTTATGTTGTCAGACGGTGAGGGAACAAAAAACAGTTTACGACTCCATTTCAAGTCGTAAACTTCCCACAGTTCTGTCCAGGGAAACGTAATTTTTCCGACATGAATGTAGCATCgaataaacacaaataaccTGGATTTGGTCAGTCTAGCATGTCAGATTGTAAGTTGATGATCCAAACCATTTCTgaccatatttttttaaaggttcttCTCACTCAAATCAGTATAACAAtagtttctatttttgtctGCTGACAAGCAGACTCCGTAGCTGACGGTGAAACAGAACTTAATTTTCATCAactcaaatctgtttttgatttagAACACTTAAAAGTGAATCTCAGCAAGAAAcgtcattttaatgaaaaatgcacctagaacagttttttttttaaataatggtAACATGTTTACTAGACTGACATTTATAAAAGTCGCTTTTTGTGAATGTAAAGTTTAATTTAGAATctat
This window encodes:
- the LOC114154494 gene encoding E3 ubiquitin-protein ligase KCMF1-like isoform X1; its protein translation is MSRHEGVSCDACLKGNFRGRRYKCLICYDYDLCASCYESGATTTRHTTEHPMQCILTRVDFDLYYGGEAFSVEQPQAFTCPYCGRMGYTEISLQEHVAAEHTETSTEVICPICAALPGGDPNHVTDDFAAHLTLEHRAPRDLDESSGVRHVRRMFHPGRGLGGPRARRSNMHFTSSTTGGLSTSQSSSQSSNYSREAMDPIAELLSQLSGVRRSAGGQLSSGPSASQLQQLQMQLQLERQQAQVARQQLETARNASRGGGRANAILNTNSTAANPNPSANHANNPSHHPGATEPNTQHTAHSSQFLLSRLSEPRLSEVERQACEAQWADRSLFVTELLLSTLLPDDDASASSSEDEDDCHGSLRNFADFEAMGCVEVMTLDVALENLNLKETSPAPKKTKPATKTAPAKKEPPAPPL
- the LOC114154494 gene encoding E3 ubiquitin-protein ligase KCMF1-like isoform X2 codes for the protein MQCILTRVDFDLYYGGEAFSVEQPQAFTCPYCGRMGYTEISLQEHVAAEHTETSTEVICPICAALPGGDPNHVTDDFAAHLTLEHRAPRDLDESSGVRHVRRMFHPGRGLGGPRARRSNMHFTSSTTGGLSTSQSSSQSSNYSREAMDPIAELLSQLSGVRRSAGGQLSSGPSASQLQQLQMQLQLERQQAQVARQQLETARNASRGGGRANAILNTNSTAANPNPSANHANNPSHHPGATEPNTQHTAHSSQFLLSRLSEPRLSEVERQACEAQWADRSLFVTELLLSTLLPDDDASASSSEDEDDCHGSLRNFADFEAMGCVEVMTLDVALENLNLKETSPAPKKTKPATKTAPAKKEPPAPPL